From Alienimonas californiensis, a single genomic window includes:
- a CDS encoding TROVE domain-containing protein gives MKYPVLTNPRDAPQSAPADPRQVKNGAGGYAFELDRWARLDRLLILGSDAPTYYASARDLTKENCDNLTACFALNPTRTAATIAAVSEDGRAPKNDPAIFALAVGANHADPHARSAALAAVPRVCRTASHLFAFVNAATGLGRGWGRGLKRAVAAWYAAKSVDALALQGVKYRSRYGFDHARLIRLSHPNPADGAGEDKAERDVLYRWLANGSVPDESRLPAIVRAHLEAMAASPRKRLVKLIQAHRLPWEALPTWANADPAVWRAMLPHLGATALLRNLGNMTRVGALPPLSAAEAAAVDRLSDAAALKKARVHPLSVLLAQAVYRSGRGVQGKGTWEPSGRVTAALDGAFRAAFDAVEPTGKRFLIGLDVSGSMGWSLAGTAITCREAAAALAIVTAATEPACHVVGFTGANGTRWRLGSPGVAPLPAVNASASVAAAVQAVTDLPFGPTDCALPMLYALEQRLAVDVFVVLTDNETWCGAVHPAEALRRYRRATGIDAKLAVVGLTSTGFSIADPKDPGMLDLVGFDTATPTVLSRFAAGAF, from the coding sequence ATGAAGTACCCCGTCCTCACGAACCCCCGCGACGCCCCGCAGTCCGCCCCGGCGGATCCGCGGCAGGTGAAGAACGGCGCCGGCGGCTACGCGTTCGAGCTGGATCGCTGGGCCCGGCTGGATCGGCTCCTGATCCTCGGCTCCGACGCCCCGACCTACTACGCGTCCGCCCGGGACCTGACGAAGGAGAACTGCGACAACCTCACGGCCTGCTTCGCCCTGAACCCGACCCGCACCGCGGCGACGATCGCCGCCGTCAGCGAGGACGGCCGGGCGCCCAAGAACGACCCGGCCATCTTCGCCCTGGCCGTGGGCGCCAATCACGCCGACCCGCACGCCCGGTCCGCCGCGCTGGCGGCGGTCCCGCGGGTCTGCCGGACGGCGTCGCACCTGTTCGCCTTCGTCAACGCCGCCACCGGCCTCGGCCGGGGGTGGGGGCGGGGGTTGAAGCGGGCCGTCGCCGCCTGGTACGCGGCGAAGTCCGTCGACGCGCTGGCCCTTCAGGGCGTGAAGTACCGTTCCCGGTACGGCTTCGACCACGCCCGGCTGATCCGGCTGTCCCACCCGAACCCGGCCGACGGCGCGGGGGAGGACAAGGCGGAGCGGGACGTCCTGTACCGCTGGCTGGCGAACGGCTCGGTTCCTGACGAGAGCCGGCTGCCGGCGATCGTGCGGGCGCACCTGGAGGCGATGGCCGCCTCGCCGCGGAAGAGACTCGTCAAGCTGATCCAGGCCCACCGGCTGCCGTGGGAGGCCCTGCCGACCTGGGCGAACGCGGACCCCGCCGTTTGGCGGGCGATGCTGCCGCACCTCGGGGCGACGGCGCTGCTGCGGAACCTCGGCAACATGACCCGCGTCGGGGCGCTCCCGCCGCTGTCGGCCGCCGAGGCCGCCGCGGTCGACCGGCTCTCCGACGCCGCGGCCTTGAAGAAGGCCCGCGTGCACCCGTTGTCCGTGCTCCTCGCCCAGGCCGTGTACCGGTCCGGCCGCGGGGTGCAGGGGAAGGGGACGTGGGAGCCGAGCGGCCGGGTGACCGCCGCCCTGGACGGCGCCTTCCGGGCGGCGTTCGACGCGGTCGAGCCGACCGGCAAGCGGTTCCTGATCGGTCTGGACGTGTCCGGGTCGATGGGCTGGTCGCTGGCCGGCACGGCGATCACCTGCCGCGAGGCGGCCGCGGCCCTGGCGATCGTCACCGCCGCGACGGAGCCGGCCTGCCACGTCGTCGGGTTCACCGGCGCCAACGGCACGCGGTGGCGGTTGGGTTCTCCCGGCGTCGCCCCGCTGCCGGCGGTCAACGCCTCCGCCAGCGTCGCGGCGGCGGTGCAGGCCGTCACGGACCTGCCGTTCGGCCCGACCGACTGCGCCCTGCCGATGCTGTACGCCCTGGAGCAGCGGCTGGCCGTGGACGTGTTCGTCGTCCTTACGGACAACGAAACCTGGTGCGGTGCGGTCCACCCCGCCGAGGCGCTGCGGCGCTACCGGCGGGCGACCGGCATCGACGCGAAGCTGGCGGTGGTCGGCCTGACCTCCACCGGCTTCAGCATCGCCGACCCCAAGGACCCGGGGATGCTGGACCTGGTCGGCTTCGACACGGCGACGCCGACCGTCCTGTCCCGATTCGCCGCGGGGGCGTTTTGA
- a CDS encoding HAD family hydrolase, with protein sequence MPTTPDDKIGQLATSTARPGRTSVPAHDASSHDDASKKRSSSGAPIEGEPDDTPSPATVVYNPPDADPVCVIWDVDGVLVDNYTPHLESWQKTAEKFGVSYTEEDFQSGFGKTSREHLKENFGASMADEQIVEVENDKESLYREMVAENFPAMPGARELIQALKDADFKIALATSGPAANLMLAVRLMKLQPFLSAVVSGNEVAKGKPDPEIFLKAAKSCGVKPTRCVVVEDSRFGVEAAKAAGMGCLGLLSTGHEAAELEAADRVVESLEGLTADDLRALLPAT encoded by the coding sequence ATGCCGACCACCCCCGACGACAAGATCGGTCAACTCGCCACGAGCACCGCTCGCCCCGGCAGAACGTCTGTCCCCGCCCACGACGCCTCGTCCCACGACGACGCCTCGAAGAAAAGGTCCTCCAGCGGCGCCCCGATCGAGGGCGAACCGGACGACACCCCCAGCCCGGCGACCGTCGTCTATAACCCGCCGGACGCCGACCCGGTCTGCGTGATCTGGGACGTGGACGGCGTGCTGGTCGACAACTACACGCCCCACCTGGAAAGCTGGCAGAAGACCGCCGAGAAGTTCGGCGTCTCCTACACCGAGGAGGACTTCCAAAGCGGCTTCGGCAAAACCAGTCGGGAGCACCTGAAGGAGAACTTCGGCGCCAGCATGGCCGACGAGCAGATCGTCGAGGTCGAGAACGACAAGGAGTCCCTCTACCGCGAGATGGTCGCGGAGAACTTCCCGGCGATGCCCGGCGCCCGCGAACTGATTCAGGCCCTCAAGGACGCGGACTTCAAGATCGCCCTGGCCACCAGCGGCCCGGCGGCGAACCTGATGCTCGCGGTCCGCCTGATGAAGCTCCAGCCGTTCCTCAGCGCCGTGGTCAGCGGCAATGAGGTCGCCAAGGGCAAGCCGGACCCGGAGATCTTCCTGAAAGCCGCGAAGAGCTGCGGCGTGAAGCCGACCCGCTGCGTGGTGGTCGAGGACAGCCGCTTCGGCGTCGAGGCCGCCAAGGCCGCGGGGATGGGCTGCCTGGGCCTGCTCTCTACCGGCCACGAAGCCGCCGAACTGGAAGCCGCCGACCGCGTCGTCGAGAGCCTCGAAGGCCTCACCGCCGACGACCTCCGGGCCCTGCTGCCGGCGACCTGA
- the dapA gene encoding 4-hydroxy-tetrahydrodipicolinate synthase, which yields MPRKGEQFAGLTVALVTPFRDGAVDEGRLKSNVDWQVEQGTAGLAPCGTTGESPTLSHAEHERVIDLVCTRAAGRLNVVAGTGSNSTAEAVRLTKSAQRSGADAALMVAPYYNKPTQEGFYQHFAAVADACDLPIVLYNIPGRTGKNIEPDTICRLAELTTIVAVKESTGDLDQASAIAVGSDLTILSGDDSLTLPILSVGGSGAVSVAGNIVPAELTAMIDAYRAGDPAEALQRHAKLFPLCRALLGLSSNPIPLKAAMARLGKDTGEVRLPLVELDAALKPRLEQALKDYGLL from the coding sequence ATGCCCCGCAAAGGCGAACAGTTCGCCGGCCTGACGGTCGCCCTCGTCACCCCCTTCCGCGACGGGGCGGTGGACGAGGGGCGATTGAAGTCGAATGTCGACTGGCAGGTGGAACAGGGCACCGCCGGCCTGGCCCCCTGCGGGACCACCGGCGAATCGCCCACGCTCTCCCACGCCGAGCACGAACGCGTCATCGACCTGGTCTGCACCCGGGCCGCCGGGCGCCTGAACGTGGTCGCCGGCACCGGCTCCAACAGCACCGCCGAGGCCGTCCGGCTCACCAAAAGCGCCCAGCGCAGCGGGGCGGACGCGGCCCTGATGGTCGCCCCCTACTACAACAAGCCGACCCAGGAAGGCTTCTACCAGCACTTCGCCGCCGTCGCCGACGCCTGCGATCTGCCGATCGTCCTCTACAACATCCCCGGCCGCACCGGGAAGAACATCGAACCGGACACGATCTGCCGGCTCGCCGAGCTGACCACGATCGTCGCCGTCAAAGAAAGCACCGGCGACCTGGATCAGGCCAGCGCCATCGCCGTCGGCAGCGATCTGACGATCCTCTCCGGCGACGACAGCCTGACGCTGCCGATCCTGTCGGTGGGCGGCTCCGGGGCGGTCAGCGTGGCGGGGAACATCGTGCCCGCGGAGCTGACGGCGATGATCGACGCCTACCGGGCCGGCGATCCCGCCGAGGCGCTCCAGCGGCACGCCAAGCTGTTCCCCCTCTGCCGGGCCCTGCTGGGCCTGTCCAGCAACCCGATCCCGCTGAAGGCTGCCATGGCCCGCCTCGGAAAGGACACCGGCGAGGTGCGCCTGCCGCTGGTCGAACTCGACGCCGCCCTGAAGCCGCGTCTCGAACAGGCCCTCAAAGACTACGGCCTCCTGTAG
- a CDS encoding autotransporter outer membrane beta-barrel domain-containing protein produces MTSPPCPDAPRRPPSGRRSVLRPVVAIAAALLALPAPATAQVVDVGGFTVVFHNATDGDYNFGGVDNIAAADLGNWTAAEQTAVLNTFQYWTDTLNLPTAAANPERPIIYLVKDSTIAPQNANARPAVVNNGGVLRSNTSSRLVDGFDAPRIAAPGSTPARPGQDGRIIYGVEGLGALLDPTEPTQLATGFSLQRTSIHEVGHLLGFVGDDPYVNNINGAGNFIVAGGAVDRITGGVGVPIAGDNAHTLLQYHNMTRANPFGTSFRNMAAFGPAELAILADIGYDTGVDATLDLDEHFGGARYFTAVTGTIGFNDNVAGVTGSGTTWVSAQDYSLGYFLQTDGSDIVLVGDTQQTGFATAGVRIAGEDTQTIGDRVTVSTDSNIEATGDSSVGVLVSSGANNWITHRGGINLTGADTVGLQFDFGGPFGTAGPNSFQVGSGDYGAYLVDRVDLSGTVIADTAIFIDDSAAVREINLLRGTVLAGPALTGDIISNAYTDATLIRPILTFGRDVDLATGRAVGAGGDGLFDFTYDGDIGGTTPVFAEVYGGTSTMNGDLLFRSFNGLGGQMLVNGSITNQLGTTLTGGDLSIEAGADGALAETVVDSGVLNVAGVAATGGNDLTVNGIGGAAVTGGGVLTVDDLFVNTGGTVVVTDAGTLNGDDVTVNQGFVTLAGAGDMNVDTVTVAAGGTVNVSSALATLDAGAAAAVDGAGSLLQSSGGGGFNGATLALTDDGDALVTGAGSTFTLTGAATVDGAGSGLVAQSGGDFDGTTLALTNDGDALVTGAGSTFTLTGAAAVDGAGSTLSSQFGGALTADSATQTGGLIHVGTGSTTTFANDVTVNGGETRVNGTLTAANLLINSGGLLTGGGTIVSDLAMNGRLAVGNSPAVLNVVGNFTSGPGAITDLELQAATAPVAGIDFDQTAVTGTATVNGGTVNVQPFGNQNFAVGTRYDFLTAAGGLTVLNPVTVFDPLANVRFIQQIDPNVYALILARDQSFAAGGATFNTRQVGAALDAVGSDPALADLRNALDTLPTEAAAQRALNQLSGEIYGTHLTALNRSSLQFLDVIGGQGGASPLACGSCEVNGLQGWMEGYGGDARIDGDGNAFDARTGSGGAAVGLSRTYYGPNECISIGGFYAFESLTTRAPQANSTITDKVLRAGGTVKAVAGSAYARLSGFGGMAFGDATRSFSAADAVLPFADRTAAETDATLAGGDAELGMLFGVEESFVTPVVGVQYMHVDRDGFTEDGGATALLVDDSTLKEVRPRVGLRAGRWIPLAVVGPSTATFEAFYSRDVTAGSIGDYRARFDAVPTAAFDARGTDFSRDRFTLGPGLTIGEGPVRLATQYRAGLTETSVLHSGDVRLEVCY; encoded by the coding sequence ATGACATCGCCCCCCTGCCCCGACGCCCCACGCCGCCCGCCGTCGGGCCGCCGGTCCGTCCTCCGTCCGGTCGTCGCGATCGCTGCCGCCCTGCTGGCCCTCCCGGCCCCGGCGACGGCTCAGGTGGTGGACGTCGGCGGGTTCACGGTCGTGTTCCACAACGCCACCGACGGCGACTACAATTTCGGCGGGGTGGACAACATCGCCGCGGCGGACCTCGGCAACTGGACCGCCGCAGAGCAGACGGCCGTATTGAACACGTTCCAATACTGGACGGACACGCTCAACTTGCCGACGGCCGCGGCGAATCCGGAACGGCCGATCATCTATCTGGTGAAGGACAGCACCATCGCGCCGCAGAACGCGAACGCCCGTCCGGCGGTGGTGAACAACGGCGGCGTCCTGCGTTCGAACACCTCCAGCCGGCTGGTCGACGGGTTCGACGCGCCTCGAATCGCGGCTCCGGGCAGCACGCCGGCCCGCCCGGGGCAGGACGGCCGGATCATCTACGGCGTCGAAGGGCTCGGCGCCTTGCTGGATCCGACCGAACCCACGCAGTTGGCCACCGGGTTCTCGTTGCAGCGGACCTCGATCCACGAAGTCGGCCACCTGCTGGGGTTTGTCGGCGACGACCCCTACGTCAATAACATTAACGGGGCCGGGAACTTTATCGTCGCCGGCGGGGCCGTGGACCGGATCACCGGCGGCGTCGGCGTGCCGATCGCCGGCGATAACGCCCACACGCTGCTCCAGTACCACAATATGACGCGGGCCAACCCGTTCGGCACCTCGTTTCGCAACATGGCGGCCTTCGGCCCCGCGGAACTGGCCATCCTCGCGGACATCGGCTACGACACCGGCGTCGACGCGACGTTGGACCTCGACGAGCACTTCGGCGGCGCCCGATACTTCACCGCCGTCACCGGGACCATCGGGTTCAACGACAACGTCGCGGGCGTGACCGGCTCGGGGACGACGTGGGTCTCGGCTCAGGATTATTCGCTCGGCTACTTCCTGCAGACCGACGGCAGCGACATCGTCCTCGTCGGCGACACGCAGCAGACCGGCTTCGCCACCGCCGGGGTCCGGATCGCCGGGGAAGACACCCAAACGATCGGCGACCGGGTCACCGTGTCGACGGACAGCAACATCGAGGCGACCGGGGACAGCAGCGTCGGCGTGCTGGTCAGCAGCGGGGCCAACAACTGGATCACCCACCGCGGCGGGATCAACCTGACCGGGGCGGACACCGTCGGCCTGCAGTTCGACTTCGGCGGCCCGTTCGGGACCGCCGGCCCCAACTCCTTCCAGGTCGGTTCGGGTGATTACGGCGCCTATCTCGTCGACCGCGTCGACCTCTCGGGGACCGTGATCGCGGACACGGCGATTTTCATCGACGACAGCGCCGCCGTCCGGGAGATCAACCTCCTCCGCGGGACCGTCCTCGCCGGGCCGGCCCTGACCGGCGACATCATCAGCAACGCCTACACCGACGCCACGCTGATCCGGCCGATCCTCACCTTCGGCCGGGACGTCGATCTGGCCACCGGCCGGGCGGTCGGCGCGGGCGGCGACGGGCTGTTCGACTTCACCTACGACGGCGACATCGGCGGCACGACCCCCGTCTTCGCCGAGGTGTACGGCGGGACCAGCACGATGAACGGGGACCTCCTGTTCCGCAGCTTCAACGGCCTCGGCGGACAGATGCTGGTCAACGGCTCGATCACAAACCAGCTCGGCACGACGCTCACCGGCGGCGACCTGTCGATCGAGGCCGGCGCCGACGGGGCCCTGGCGGAGACCGTCGTGGACAGCGGCGTCCTGAACGTCGCCGGCGTCGCCGCCACGGGCGGCAACGACCTGACCGTGAACGGCATCGGCGGCGCCGCCGTCACCGGCGGCGGCGTCCTGACCGTCGACGACCTGTTCGTCAACACCGGCGGGACGGTCGTCGTCACCGACGCCGGCACGCTGAACGGCGACGACGTGACGGTCAACCAGGGCTTCGTCACCCTCGCCGGCGCCGGCGACATGAACGTCGACACCGTCACCGTGGCCGCCGGCGGGACGGTGAACGTGTCCAGCGCCCTCGCCACGCTGGACGCCGGCGCCGCCGCCGCCGTCGACGGGGCCGGTTCCCTGTTGCAATCTTCCGGCGGCGGCGGTTTCAACGGGGCCACCCTCGCCCTCACCGACGACGGCGACGCCCTCGTCACCGGCGCCGGCTCCACATTCACCCTCACCGGCGCCGCCACCGTCGACGGGGCCGGCTCCGGCTTAGTTGCCCAGAGCGGCGGCGACTTCGACGGAACCACCCTCGCCCTCACCAACGACGGCGACGCCCTCGTCACCGGCGCCGGCTCCACGTTCACCCTCACCGGCGCCGCCGCCGTCGACGGGGCCGGCTCCACGCTCTCGTCGCAGTTCGGCGGCGCTCTGACCGCCGACTCCGCCACGCAGACCGGCGGGTTGATCCACGTGGGGACCGGCTCCACGACGACCTTCGCGAACGACGTAACGGTCAACGGCGGGGAGACCCGCGTGAACGGCACGCTGACCGCCGCCAACCTGCTGATCAACAGCGGCGGCCTGCTGACCGGCGGCGGCACGATCGTCAGCGATCTTGCCATGAACGGCCGCCTCGCCGTCGGCAACAGCCCCGCCGTGCTGAACGTCGTCGGCAACTTCACCAGCGGGCCGGGCGCGATCACCGACCTCGAATTGCAGGCCGCCACGGCCCCCGTCGCCGGGATCGACTTCGACCAGACCGCCGTCACCGGAACCGCCACGGTCAACGGCGGGACGGTCAACGTGCAGCCGTTCGGCAATCAGAACTTCGCGGTCGGCACGCGGTACGACTTCCTCACCGCCGCCGGCGGGCTGACGGTCCTGAATCCCGTGACCGTGTTCGACCCGCTGGCGAACGTGCGGTTCATCCAGCAGATCGACCCGAACGTCTACGCCCTGATCTTGGCCCGGGACCAGTCCTTCGCGGCCGGCGGAGCCACGTTCAACACCCGGCAGGTCGGCGCCGCGCTGGACGCCGTCGGGAGCGACCCCGCCCTCGCCGATCTGCGGAACGCCCTGGACACCCTGCCGACCGAAGCCGCCGCGCAGCGGGCGCTCAACCAGTTGTCCGGCGAAATCTACGGAACGCACCTGACGGCGTTGAACCGCAGCTCGCTGCAGTTCCTGGACGTGATCGGCGGTCAGGGCGGGGCCTCCCCGCTGGCCTGCGGGTCCTGCGAGGTCAACGGCCTGCAGGGCTGGATGGAAGGCTACGGCGGCGACGCCCGGATCGACGGCGACGGCAACGCCTTCGACGCCCGCACCGGCAGCGGCGGGGCGGCGGTCGGCCTGTCGCGGACCTACTACGGCCCGAACGAGTGCATCTCGATCGGCGGGTTCTACGCGTTCGAATCGCTGACCACGCGGGCGCCGCAGGCGAACTCCACGATCACCGACAAGGTGCTCCGGGCCGGCGGGACGGTGAAGGCCGTCGCCGGGTCGGCGTACGCCCGCCTGTCCGGCTTCGGCGGCATGGCCTTCGGGGACGCAACGCGGTCGTTCTCGGCCGCCGACGCCGTCCTGCCCTTCGCCGACCGCACCGCCGCGGAGACCGACGCCACCCTCGCCGGCGGCGACGCCGAACTGGGCATGCTGTTCGGCGTGGAGGAGTCCTTCGTCACCCCCGTCGTCGGCGTGCAGTACATGCATGTGGACCGTGACGGCTTCACCGAAGACGGCGGCGCCACGGCGCTGTTGGTGGACGACAGCACGTTGAAGGAAGTGCGGCCCCGCGTCGGCCTGCGGGCCGGACGCTGGATCCCCCTGGCCGTCGTCGGGCCGAGTACCGCCACCTTTGAAGCGTTCTACAGCCGCGATGTCACCGCCGGGTCGATCGGCGACTACCGGGCCCGGTTCGACGCCGTCCCGACCGCCGCGTTCGACGCCCGCGGCACGGACTTCTCCCGGGACCGCTTCACCCTCGGCCCCGGCCTGACGATCGGCGAGGGGCCGGTGCGGCTGGCGACCCAGTACCGGGCCGGGCTGACGGAGACGTCGGTCCTGCACAGCGGCGACGTGCGGCTGGAAGTCTGCTACTGA
- a CDS encoding autotransporter outer membrane beta-barrel domain-containing protein encodes MTTETPPDNDVILNPPNPPIDLPFFATVEDVQVNGSLSVGTNTGWVKAEDLLNFGNVTVGTDALITTQTGGTLLPGNVQYANRAGATTNVFGRLIVGGPVFSGAAADNPPPATAIGSGILEVTGGSVNALGAGQIRAGELNVTGGLFNTSGFGANSTISGSTVINGAGAELRVSNGGVTNVDSLTQTAGLVDARAGGTLTVAGPVDPLDPTDISGRADFNDRLRVSGTLNAATTFLRAGSLLNGRGTINSDVFASGRIAPGQGLGAGANGMGVLNIGGDYVGDSVVYDIEVTSGGAGNAVAGLDYDQIAVAGQATINGGTVNVILPAGADASSFSIGRRYDFITAAGGLVVNAPVVVVNPQPDVRLILDDGPNRYSLVVGRNVPLASFADTYNVTAVSVALDQVSTDPALARLFNAVDTQPTEALARQAINGLSGEVYGTQMTALNRNSLQFLDIIAGQDAAAPLVCGTCGVNRDGEGAWQGWNHTYAAGGRVTGDGNAFPAEMDNAGMVIGATRIFGRSNACLAVSGFFGSEISTVEVNTERVGGSKSVVNDEVHRLGTYLRGSVGRVHGRLTGVVGAADAESRRVYELSDSQGGLPFADVAGAEYETILGAVDSEVGYLFGAPTSFIMPVAGLRYVEADRDEFTEVGGLTALDVSDTFLKEVRARAGLRTGNQLSFITIAPTSFTMEAFYSRDVSAASVADYDARLSAAPAASFNARGTDFGDHRFVLGPGLSVGIGPVQFSARYRASLTESSTVHSGNANFEVCF; translated from the coding sequence GTGACGACCGAGACGCCGCCCGATAACGACGTCATCCTCAACCCGCCCAACCCGCCCATCGACCTGCCGTTCTTCGCCACGGTCGAGGACGTCCAGGTCAACGGATCCCTCTCAGTGGGGACCAACACCGGCTGGGTGAAGGCGGAGGACCTGCTCAACTTCGGGAACGTCACCGTCGGCACCGACGCGCTGATCACGACGCAGACCGGCGGCACGCTCCTGCCGGGCAACGTGCAATATGCGAACCGGGCCGGCGCCACGACGAACGTATTCGGCCGCCTGATCGTGGGCGGGCCGGTCTTCTCGGGGGCCGCCGCGGATAACCCCCCGCCCGCCACCGCGATCGGCAGCGGCATCCTGGAGGTGACCGGCGGGAGCGTGAACGCACTGGGCGCCGGACAGATCCGCGCCGGCGAGCTCAACGTTACCGGCGGCCTGTTCAACACCTCCGGATTCGGAGCGAACTCGACGATCTCCGGCTCCACCGTGATCAACGGCGCCGGAGCCGAACTGCGCGTCAGCAACGGCGGCGTCACGAACGTCGATTCGCTGACGCAAACGGCCGGCTTGGTCGACGCCCGGGCCGGGGGCACGCTGACCGTGGCGGGCCCCGTGGATCCCCTTGATCCGACGGACATCTCCGGACGGGCGGACTTCAACGACCGGCTCCGGGTGAGCGGGACGTTGAACGCCGCCACCACGTTCCTGCGGGCGGGCAGCCTCCTGAACGGCCGCGGGACGATCAACAGCGACGTGTTCGCCTCCGGGAGGATCGCTCCGGGCCAGGGGCTCGGCGCCGGCGCCAACGGCATGGGGGTGCTGAATATCGGCGGGGACTACGTCGGGGACTCGGTGGTCTACGACATCGAAGTGACCTCGGGCGGGGCCGGCAACGCGGTCGCGGGTCTCGACTACGACCAGATCGCCGTCGCCGGGCAGGCGACCATCAACGGCGGCACCGTCAACGTGATCCTGCCGGCCGGCGCCGACGCCTCCAGCTTCTCTATCGGGCGGCGGTACGACTTCATCACCGCCGCGGGCGGACTGGTGGTCAACGCGCCGGTGGTCGTCGTCAACCCCCAGCCGGACGTGCGGCTCATCCTAGACGACGGGCCGAACAGGTATTCGCTGGTGGTCGGCCGGAACGTGCCCCTGGCGAGCTTCGCGGACACCTACAACGTCACCGCGGTCTCCGTCGCGCTGGACCAAGTCAGCACCGACCCGGCCCTGGCCCGTCTGTTCAACGCCGTGGACACCCAGCCGACGGAGGCCCTGGCCCGGCAGGCCATCAACGGGCTGTCCGGCGAGGTCTACGGCACGCAGATGACGGCGCTGAACCGGAACTCGTTGCAGTTTCTGGACATCATCGCCGGGCAGGACGCCGCCGCCCCCCTGGTGTGCGGAACCTGCGGCGTGAACCGCGACGGCGAAGGCGCCTGGCAGGGTTGGAACCACACCTACGCCGCCGGCGGCCGCGTGACCGGGGACGGCAACGCCTTCCCCGCCGAGATGGACAACGCCGGGATGGTGATCGGGGCGACGCGGATCTTCGGTCGCTCCAACGCCTGCCTGGCCGTCAGCGGCTTCTTCGGCTCCGAGATCAGCACCGTCGAGGTGAACACCGAGCGGGTCGGCGGCTCCAAATCCGTCGTCAACGACGAGGTGCACCGCCTCGGGACCTACCTGCGGGGCTCCGTGGGACGGGTTCACGGCCGGCTCACCGGCGTCGTCGGCGCCGCCGACGCCGAATCCCGCCGGGTCTACGAGCTCAGCGACTCCCAGGGCGGCCTCCCCTTCGCCGACGTCGCCGGCGCCGAATACGAGACCATCCTCGGCGCCGTCGACTCGGAAGTCGGCTACCTGTTCGGCGCCCCGACCTCCTTCATCATGCCGGTCGCCGGCCTGCGGTACGTCGAGGCCGACCGGGACGAATTCACCGAGGTCGGCGGACTCACCGCCCTGGACGTCAGCGACACCTTCCTGAAGGAAGTCCGGGCGCGGGCGGGCCTGCGGACCGGCAATCAGCTGAGCTTCATCACGATCGCCCCCACCAGCTTCACCATGGAGGCGTTCTACAGCCGCGACGTCTCCGCCGCCTCGGTCGCCGACTACGACGCCCGGCTGAGCGCGGCCCCGGCGGCGTCCTTCAACGCCCGCGGCACGGACTTCGGCGACCACCGCTTCGTCCTCGGCCCCGGCCTGAGCGTCGGCATCGGCCCGGTGCAGTTCTCCGCCCGGTATCGCGCCAGCTTGACCGAGAGCTCCACGGTGCACTCCGGCAACGCGAACTTCGAAGTCTGCTTCTGA